One genomic window of Glycine soja cultivar W05 chromosome 9, ASM419377v2, whole genome shotgun sequence includes the following:
- the LOC114368149 gene encoding uncharacterized protein LOC114368149, whose translation MKHSIPEAFRGSISEGQSAKKFLEEIEQYFAKNEKAETSNLLAKLISMKYKGKGNIKEYIMEMSNLASKLKSLKLELGEDLLVHLVLTSLPAHFGQFKVSYNTQKDKWSLNELISHCVQEEERL comes from the coding sequence ATGAAGCACTCTATTCCAGAGGCGTTTCGGGGTTCTATTTCCGAGGGTCAAAGTGCAAAGAAATTCCTTGAGGAAATTGAGCAATACTTTGCCAAAAATGAAAAGGCGGAGACGAGTAACCTTTTGGCCAAACTCATCTCTATGAAGTATAAAGGTAAAGGAAACATAAAGGAGTACATTATGGAGATGTCCAATCTCGCATCAAAACTCAAGTCACTTAAGTTAGAGCTTGGTGAAGACCTGCTCGTGCACTTGGTTTTGACCTCGCTTCCTGCACactttgggcaattcaaagtgaGCTATAACACTCAGAAGGACAAATGGTCCCTCAATGAGCTTATATCTCACTGTGTGCAAGAGGAGGAGAGGTTGTAG
- the LOC114367899 gene encoding vacuolar protein sorting-associated protein 2 homolog 2-like has translation MNMNIFKKKTSPKEALRSSKREMAVATRGIEREIASLQMEEKKLVAEIKREAKTGNEAATRILARQLVRLRQQITNLQGSRAQIRGVATHTQALYASTSISTGMKGATKAMVAMNKQMAPAKQVKVIKEFQKQSAQLDMTIEMMSESIDETLDKDEAEEETEELTNQVLDEIGVDIASQLSSAPKGRIASRNTENVAPRPAESQDVEELEKRLASLRRI, from the exons ATGAACATGAATATCTTCAAGAAGAAAACCTCACCCAAAG AGGCTCTGCGGTCAAGTAAGAGGGAAATGGCTGTTGCAACCAGAG GAATTGAAAGAGAGATAGCATCACTTCAGATGGAG gaaaaaaaattggtggCAGAGATTAAAAGAGAAGCAAAAACAGGAAATGAG GCTGCCACCAGAATCTTAGCTCGTCAACTTGTTAGGTTACGTCAACAGATAACCAATTTGCAGGGAAGTCGTGCTCAGATCAGGGGTGTAGCAACTCACACACAG GCATTATATGCAAGCACTTCAATCTCTACAGGAATGAAGGGTGCAACTAAAGCAATGGTGGCAATGAATAAG CAAATGGCACCGGCAAAACAGGTTAAAGTGATCAAAGAATTCCAAAAGCAATCAGCGCAGTTGGACATGACG ATTGAGATGATGTCAGAATCTATTGATGAAACTCTAGACAAAGATGAAGCTGAGGAAGAAACAGAAGAGCTCACTAACCAG GTTCTTGATGAGATTGGAGTGGATATTGCATCCCAG TTATCTTCTGCTCCCAAAGGGCGTATTGCTTCAAGGAATACTGAAAATGTTGCTCCAAG ACCAGCAGAATCCCAAGATGTCGAAGAACTTGAAAAGAGATTGGCTTCTCTTCGAAGAATTTAA